Below is a genomic region from Dioscorea cayenensis subsp. rotundata cultivar TDr96_F1 chromosome 14, TDr96_F1_v2_PseudoChromosome.rev07_lg8_w22 25.fasta, whole genome shotgun sequence.
GAGCATATCCATATAACCCATTTCTGGTCTCCAAAAATTGGCAATTTTGTGTCTATCTCAATCCTGAAACAGAGAGATCACATCCAAAGAGAAaatatttaggaaaaaaatttcagattaAAAAGGACCTGAGGTTTTATATTCAGCAAACAACTCGAAAAGTGGGAGGTAAAGGCAGGACAGCACTGTCACACATAATTAGTGCGCCCATGCCTGCGCCACAGTGGCAAATCCAAGAACACTGTAACAGCAAATCTGTGTAATTTGCAAGTTTGCAACTAAACACCTTTACATGACCTTTAGATATCAAGCCAAATGAATAAATACTTAGTGTCAAGTGAACACGTTTTAAAAACAACCCAGTATGCCTGTGAGGTTCTCCCCTAGAATTTAACTCCTTCCTATGTCTTTCAGCAAATAACAGTGTAATTTCTCCAGTAAATTATAACATATGGTAAAGCTGGATTCTTGCAAAAATATCATGAAACAATATAAGATAAGGAGTCAAATATGTTACATTATACAGAGATGCATAAACTTCCCATCAGAATCAGCTAATTAAATAAGGCATCTTCAACGAAAGTCAATTCACAAAGATGCAAGCAAATAAAGGGAATCTTGAAGCAACGATGGTGCAAATCCACTTGAAACTTACTTATTGATATAATAACAAGGAGCCACAAATTCAGCACTAATACGAGGATTAGCATCAGATGATGCAGCAAATCCAGAAACACCACTCGATTCCATCTTGAATGGCAATGGCTTAGCCCTATCCCTTCTTCCAGTCACCTGTAAGAGCATCATTGGAAAAAAAGGCCATGTTTAAATGCAATATGAAATCACAAATTACTTCTAATCATGATTTTAATTTCATGATTAATACATAGAAAAAGACACCATGATAAAATTTCAGTTTTTCATTTGCTATTGTGTATCACCAAAAGTAAATATAGCAGTTCTCATAACAAAGTCAAAAATATTTCCCATCAATAACAGGATTTATATTTGACatattgataaaatcttggaagaACAGATACGATACACAAATGCTGTCCACCTGAAAAAAGATGGATGGAGGCAATCATCTatagagatttaaaaaaaaaaaaatccacaatcCACATATTTGAGCACCCAGAAACTAAAAATTTAGGTACAGAAGAGAATGAAACTGTGGTCCGGAAAATTACAAAGGACACTATGACTTGTTAAAATATGTCACATGATGGTAAAATGTCTACGAAACTTTTGTGATTATATAAACAGTTCTTATTAAAACAAGTCAATCTACAAGATCCACCATTGTACTCAAAACACAGGGTATGTTCTGATCTATTACTGAAAAGTGGAAACTTATTGTAATGCACATCCTAAGCTAATCATCTCTAACACAGcctcaaataatatatattaatcggTGAGAAATTTTACACGAAACGAGTAGTGAAGTAAAAATCAATCATGATCAGATCAGCATTTTGTAATTcagtataaaaagaaaaattttgcaaatgattCATTGGCAAGGATTTCTACTATAAATAAGTAGTTAAGCTAAAAACTATCAATCATGATCACATAAACATTTGTAATTCAATATCAAAAATGAACTACCTTATGGTGTGCAAAGTCAATATGTGAAGGATCGGAAACATTCTCCATTAGAGTATCATATCCATAGTATAAATCTCTCTGAATAGTCACTGTTGAGAATGAGGGATCAGCAAAGTCATCTGGCAACCTAACAAACAAAAACCATCCAAAAAGTCCATAACAATCTTTACAATGATCCAAACAAACAGCAGCAAATATTCACAAAGTACTCACATTGGAGGCTTGCAAGCAGCAGCCTTTTCCCACCCATTCTCATCAGGCCAAACAAACAACAAGCCCTGAGAAACTAGGGTTGGAAATCTAGCAACACAAGCTCTCTTCGATCGGGCAGCGTTCGCTTCCGGCCCTTCCTGCGCCGCCTGAGGGATCCGCGTGCACGCCCCCGTGCGATCAAACGACCACCCATGATACGAGCACTGCAAGCACCCGTCCTCATCGATCCTCCCCTCCTGCGCCaaaacaacaatgaaatcaatgaaTTGCTCAACAATCTCAAAGATCTCAATTTGAAGATGGATTACCGAAAGCGGGGCAAGACGATGAGGGCAGCGGTCATCGACAGCAACCCATTCACCGGAGTTGGGGTCTTTCCAGAGGACGATGTCGCGGTTGAGGAGCTGGAACGGAGTGGGGCGCTTGGGATCGAGGTCCTCTATAAGGGAAACTGGGTACCAATGATCCCTCCATGAAAAAACCTCCGACGAAGAGCTCTCCAACGAGAAATCCTCGATCTGGATGGACTCTTGAGCATCAGCGACTGGAGAAGAGGGAGCCGCAACTCGGAGAGGCGGTGACCGGCGAGGGAGAGGAGCGGCGGCGTAGGAGAGAAGGacgaggaggagaaggagaagaggagatggagaagagaggGCGAGAAGGGGAGGAGGTGGAGATGGAGAAGGATGCCAATGGAGCTGCAGGTGCCGCCATTGATATGGAGCTCAAAAgaatgatttttgtttatttagagGACTAACccgaataaataaacaaataaaaaaaagtttaattactatatatatttttctgctttttagtccttgcaatatttttagatatacttaaagtcctcatatttagtcgagttgggTCATTTTAGTCGTTGGTGTAGATGGACAAATGTAAATTATAAGGAtttaattgtatctaaaaatattaccgTGGACCTGAACGATCCAATTCGACTAAATATGAGAacttaattatacctaaaagtattaaaagattaaaaaaacagaaaagtatctataacaaataaaaaaattatatatatatacatataacaaataaatactctttttttatttattatatatatatatatatatatatatatatatatatcacaataaACACATTTCACAGACGTCGAGCTTAACTATAAACTCAACGAGCATCTATtccttcataattttattttaaattttctgatATTAACAAGTTAAGaggtaatttgattttttataaaattttgtgtacATATAATATcccttataattatatatttatttatttatatctatattaaaGAATTTTAACTATGAAAACATTCTACAGTACATTCAGTTTTTATGTAGGATGTACACTTTTAGTCGTTGTTTAtccatatttaataataataataataattttttggaaaaatataattttgctttttttactccaatttcattaaactataattattaaaaaaatcatttggtctttttcactatatatatatatatatatatatatatatatatatatatatatatatgactaaaCATCATCTGCGGATGTTCGTATAGCGTCCGCAGATGATATACAGTAATTTTAATAGGATTGGACGATCGTGATTGATTCGATTCTTGTCTTTGAAATTGATTGGATGGTTCGAGTTAAAATCACgtgcatcccactttttactgtgcttataaatagtgcACAGTGTTACTGTTCATAGAATGGTGTGCACCTGTGAACGTTCGCAGAGGATgcatcctctatatatatatatatatatatatatatatatatatatatatatatatatggggagtaagtacaataaaagtgtgaattcactgaaccaaggaatcattttaaattttaattagtattaattaaattaaaatttggaatggtgaaattttttatttttaatacactTTGAATAATATGTTaaaattaagggaaaattactatttacccccaacactatttaaaattttccaaataacCCCTGCAAGTTATGAATACCGCAGACAACCCTTCTTTTATcattttacttcctttttacctcTTGTAGGTCACTTGGattgggtccatgttgtgaaattccatcattgcccttaaaaatggtggaaaaaaaaaacgtctaatcacatcatgtctaacattttttacatttcttttttattttctgaaacaaactttggaagactTTTATCCTTGTCATGTCTGTTTCAGTTTAAAATTATactgatttttttgtttaaacataaatgttccgctttaaaattatcaagtttACGTTTAAATATATCCCGGTTTAAGTTTAAGcgaaatgatttttagtaggtattcgaattctacgagcgtatccagTCCCACCTCACGGTCGGCAGTGtcgatttagtaggccttccttactcgttagatcatttttgaagtttttgtcattgcatgtcggacaacgttatgtaggcgctaaccattttaaaaaaacttacttCACTCTGCACGAGTCGGGagacaatcgtagatcttgcaaaagaaactatcgccaactaagcgtAAATGATAACTTCATATTCGATTACATAtatttgccacaaactatcgcatattattgtacattttgctcgttatttatgaaaatcgttttcataaacaaacgcaaatttaaaatgaaacaatgatatttaaacataaacatagttgtataagttaattattgattaattatcccggGTTcagcttaaaacttatgtttttttctcaactattattatcATACGCCCTTGTTTCGTTTAAAAATTATACTGATTTTTTGTTTAAGCATAAATGTTtcagtttaaatttatcaagtctctgtttaaaatgttatgtctctgtttaaatatatccggTTCGGTTTAAGCGAGATATGATTTTAGTAGTATTCGCATTCTACGAGTGTATCCGGGTCCACTCTCGAGGCCACCTCGAgcgatttagtaggccttccttactcgttagatcatttttgaagttttgtcgtTGCATGTCGAACAgacgttttgtaggcgctaatcatttaaaaaaactcacttcactaccactgATGCAGACACGATCGTAGATCTCTGAAAGAAACTATCgccaattaaaaataaatgataacttatattcgaTTACATATGTTTTGCCataaactatcgcatattattagtacattttgctcgttatttatgaaaatcgtttttcATAAGCAGGGAcgtaaatttaaaatgaaacaataatatttaaacataaacatagttgtacaagttaattattgattaattatctcaGGTttcgcttaaaacttatgtttttttctcaactattattgtcatgtccttgtttccgtttaaaattatacagtttttttatttaagcataaatgttttcggtttaaatttatcaagtctctcatttaaaatgttatgtctacGTTTAAATATATCCGGGTTTAGTTTAAAGcagaaatgatttttagtaggtattcggattctacgagcgtgtCCAGTCCACCCTCGGGGCCACCGTGACGgcttagtaggccttccttactcgttagatcatttttgaagttttgtcgtTGCATGTCGGACAGCGTTTTGTAGTcactaaccatttaaaaaaacccaCTCACTCTACAGTcagcggacacaatcgtagatcttgcatgaaactatcgccaactaagcgtaaatgataactcatattagttatatatgttttgccacaaactatcgcatattattgtacattttgctcgtcatttatgaaaatcgttttttCAGTAAATaagcataaatttaaaaatgaaacaatgatatttaaacataagcatagttgtataagttaattattgattaattatcccagtttcagcttaaaaacttatgtttttctcaactattattatcatgtccttgtttccgtttaaaattatacagtttttgtttaagcataaatgtttcgagttttaaatttatcaagtctctgtttaaaatgttatgtctactgtttaaatatatccggGTTTTAGTTTAAGcagaaatgatttttagtaggtattcggattctcaCGAGTGTATCCGTCCCACCCTCAAGGCCACCCACCCgacgatttagtaggccttccttactcgttagatcattttgaagttttgtcgtTTCGCATGTTGAATGACGTTTTGTGAggctaatcatttaaaaaaacttatttcacTATCACGAGTGTGAACacgatcgtagatcttgcaaagaactatcgccaactaagcataaataaTTACTTATATTCGATTACATATGTTTTGCACTGAAACTATCGCGATATTACTTATACAATTTgcttgttatttatgaaaattgttttcgtaaataaatgcaaatttaaaaagaaatgatgaaatttaaatagaaactatcGTAGTTAAAgcgaaacattgatatttaaacataaatttttgaaaCTTAAATAGAACAATCGATAGTTAAAGcgaaaataacaatatttacattCAAAAATTAAACCCCGGCAGTCCCTAGACAAATGTGGATCGAGTCGGACATCACAATGAAATTGCtaaacaatcgaaaaatctcgTTCAACACAATATTATCGCTTTTTGATTATGTACACAAAagcgaaaatgaaaaacaaacaaaactctTGCCGAAAAAAATCTTCCTACAAACTACTAAGatcatccaataatcacaccatgaaaccgaaaaaaatttctctttctaaTAGAATACTTTAGAAATCAAACTAAAAGAAACCCAcggaatatcaaaacaaaaggaagcTGCACAACATCTTGATCGGCATCCACTCGCCTCAATACCTTGgagcgcaaactaatgaaatcGCGAAAGAGTTGAGTGGGAGTTCTTCTTCAGGCGATGGTCAATCCTCAGAAGATGTCAGGAAATGtgacaactttgaaaaaaaggaaaaagtcgaagagatgaagagatgagagagagaaaaagcaaATGACCAATAATGGTGTTCTACGAGGGATTAACCAAGAGCGGATTCCTCTTAAAGAGAAAAATTATTGCAGAAGGGACGTTATGAGTCGAAACCACGTCTCACTGCACAACTTCCTACGAAAAggataatttcgtccaaaaatttaaaaactaactaCTATTAAATCTTGAGGGTTTAATTCAGTTtgtatttaaaaggaaggggtttttagggattcccaaattaatggggtgtttttggaaatattagaaacttagagggttattttggcaatttccactaaaattaATATTCTATGGGCATATAcaaaattttctctcttttttcaataaatttattctttttggtATAAGATAAAAATTAGTGAAGATCATGGAGCCAGACTCTCACATAAACTGAGAAACTTGGCGTGAAAGGAAGCACCAAGACATTTGTGAAGCACGCTAGAGATACACACAAGGCATGAAAAGGACACGTGTTGACCATCTATGTCATAATCAACCAAGGAAAATATCATGTgtggccttttttttttttaattatttatgttcaaatataaagtcaagaatttttttgcaaatgaaaaaaatgttaaaaggaCTTATTACTTCCCAAACAAATCCCcttacatttatatataaacgcTGGTTCATTAAGAATTCGTAAGAAAAGCACTTCAAATTGTTGATTCTAAGATAATATATAATGAAGCCGCTCTCTTACGAACATCCGTAGAATTCAATTATACAAATATTATGATTCAATCGTTAGATTGAAATTCAACGATGATTTCAGATGGGATGCACGACACTATAAACAgtgcaaaatacatacattacTTTCACCTGAACCATAACTCAATCAATAACAAACGCCCACAATTCCTACTAGTGCATGCTTTGATTACTGTTTAGATTACTGGTGCTATACCAGATTGTGTCCATATCtctcttttctaatttttttttgacataaaCGTACGTAAGTTGATGAATtctcatatataatatatacataaaatattattttcaaaatttcatttttagcAACAGATGTGTATACCTGTACTTTATAAAGTACATAGAcatatacaattattatttttgtaaaagcATCTACGAAAGTATGCATTTTCAGTATGATCTAATCCTGTCAAACAACTTTGTCTTCAAACAAAATGAACTCCCCAATTCCAAAAATCATGAAGAACAAACTAAATGATCAAGAGTAAACACAGACGTGAGACTCTTTGTTGCAAAATCAgtaaaacaaatacatacattCAAAAGACTGACTATGCATATTGATGCTCAAATTTCGGTTTACAAGTACGAAAACGCATTTAAATCGATCTAATAATGTCTACGGCTACTCAAATAGTATGTATCATAATTTAGGGTAGTTAGTAGGATCGGGACCTATATCGCGGGATCCAGTGTTGATATAGGGCCCTCGAAAATGTTGCTTGAGGCGGAAGAGGCTTTGAGGAATCAATTACTGGTTTGTTCTTTGATGTCCTACAGAGATACACAAATAACACAAAAAGTTTAATAAACAATAGATGATATGATGTGCGAGAAGTTCATGTGGATTACTTACacaaagaagaaggaaatgaTAAGCGGCACCGCGAATGCTAATAGAGCCTGTCGCAGTGCGATATTGCGTTACTCGTGACATCTAAGGTAAAAAGAGAACTGTTAAAGgcagtagtagaagaagaattaCATGACCAATGTAAACAAACAAAGCCACAAATATGGGGATTTGAATTTTTCCTAAATTGCGTCAGTGAGGAATGTTATTCTGAAAGAAACTGATTGCTTTGTAGCAGTATATGATTAATATCATTGTAAGATTGAATGAAGCAACGTcgatattttataaaaaaatagctgACACAAAAGATCAACACAAACAATTGATTGCATTCACAGTACTACAGAACAATGCATGTAGTAGTAATGGTGAGTATATGCATCACGGAAGATCTATCCTCGACAAGGATTAATTGTTGAAGTCTTGAAAGACAAAAGATGAACAAAAAGCAAAATGAACCATGAACTCATTCCGCATTACTAAGCATTACGACTAAGTACGAAGGAAGCACTTGGAAAAACAAACTTGTCTCTAAACTTTGAGATGCTAATAAGAGAACGAGATTTATCGTATCTTTTAAACTCCAAACCTAAATACATGCTATGTCAAATATAAATCATCTTCAATGATAAAGCTTTTACTTGCAGGaaggaaaacaaatcaaaccATTCCATACTTGCaggaaaacaaatcaaaccATTCCATAATCCCCAAGTAAAGCATTCAGTCAATCCAATTCATAGAATTCTGGGCTTCAAATGGGCACTAAACCATCATAAACTACTTTCCATGAAAGAAACAACACAGAATCCAGTTCACAAACTATTTTGGATGAACAAGAAATAATTAGGAGTAATAACATGGAAAACTCATTTTGGATGAACAAGAAATCAACACATTATCTTATTCCCAACTAAAACATCAGAATCTGAGCATCCAAATGCATCAAACCATCACTGCAAGTAACAACATAGAATCAAtccattttcaaaaaatatgaaatcaaaatcCGATCTTGATCATAAATTTGACAAAAATTGCATCACAAAATCTTTCGGTCCATAGACCAATTTTGGATGAATTACAAATCAAATTGGAACTTGATTATAAATTTTGAGTAAAAGATCACAgaaaactataatttttcacaaattGCACCAAAATAACTCGTTTCTGGAGCTGGATTAAGCGATACAAacaaccctaaaccctaaattttttctttttccaaaaaagaTCATTGAAAACTATTTAATCCGTAAAACAAATGCAAGAATCCGAAGGAGAGCACGTACCTAAAGAGCAGGAACCACAAAGAGTGGAGAGAATGCGACGAGTGATAGATCGGCGACGAGATGCGACGAGCAGAGAGCAGTGCTCACAAacgaagagaataaaaaaattgaaagattaaATTGCTTATAAGTCcttgtgaatttttattctcagcatttagtccttctaattttaataacttgatataaattataatatcaagaTTGGTCGAGTTTATTCTTTCTAACTTATAATCCTCTCTTTTCAATACAGCATAGTCACTATCTTTTCGAAAATGACGCCATTTGCACTTCTTAGTCTCTTCTCAGTCGAAATCTCTATTCTTGAAAATCACGGCAAAATAATTAGCACGGAAGGATTAAATAGAATCGTTTTGAAAGTAGATATTTCTTGAGCGTTTTTGAGTTGAGAGgccgaaaaagaaagaaagatagtAAGCCCGAATTAGGGTATTATACATAATAAATTGTATGGTTGAtgagaaaaacaattttttaatgaaaaatttttatattaaaattgcACTAACATATTAAAAGCGGATAAATGGTTATGAGCTCTTCTTCTACTTATATACAGCGGTTTATATTGCGGGTTCCAAAACTTGATTTGACCTATTACAATCGACATGTATGTCATTTTTGGTCGAGCGTTGTCTTACGATAAATAAAAATCGAAAGAATATCGAAAGCTAAGCGATATCGAACATAACAAAGCGATGCGCGATGCGTTTTTAATAGACAACACCTAgttatctattttaatttttatctattaatttagtttcaaatttttagttatttatattaattaacttATTACATTCTACCTACTACTACTTatactttattataaaaatgcatACATTATATTTGTATCGGGCATGGATACAATTCGAGGCTAAATATTGCGATAATTATCTCTACAAAGATAAATATCTTTTAGATTAATTCAAAGAAATCTTGTAAATGTCAGTGCGAGTGTGCTTGCGTAGATCTTTCTGTATgggatatatttaaattttctcttttagTTTTATAATAGTATATGAAATTTTCACATTCTGCcttactaatttttaaattaatcatagaCTTTTAGCTAAATTTTCTACGAtggttttatataatattttacgttttagTTCTTTactgatttttaaattaaaatctcaCGACTCTTATTTACGAGTTATGTGAGTAGTAGATTGTCACGGTGCTGCGAAATTAGGAAATGGTGGATTAAGTAATATGTGATTATCGtgatctttttataatatatattatcgtTTTCGTAGGTATGGAGTATGGTTTACGTATTCTAGATGATATATGTTAGAAAggatttagattaaaaatatatgtgaactagatgtaaaatattatattaaagaaaacctgttGTGGAGTTTTAAAATGGGATTTGAGAGAAAAAGATTGATTTAAAAGATTATAAAGACAGATGTAAAGATGTATATAAAAAGCGGGATTAAAGATTTAAAtggatgatagaaaaagaaattaatttaagGGGCCCAGTGTAAGGTAGTCAAGTATTATGGgtcaaaaagatataaaaatgtaTACTAAATATCTTGAGAGTCTGGTGCAGTCTGTTGGATGGTGCTGCGCCTGATCATGTCTAAGATCTTTATTTActggtatataattaaaatcaatgttATAACCATACAATTCACTTGCgtgatgaaaatttttataaaacacctttttaaaataaaataaacaaaaacaataatatttccATCAATATTAATTCAACCATTTGATAtttgacaaatatatatttatttaaatcatttccggcataaataataatagtattttattcaatattacttagaattaatcattttaaaattaaaagtcttcttttataaataatgggaagcattttttaatttactaattatttaacttacactccaaaataaaacaatcaaaatttcCGCTTTTATCCAATTTTATTCATagtgaataataaatataaataaaaattcttctaaTTTCAACTTCCAACATCTTGCCTTTATC
It encodes:
- the LOC120275751 gene encoding pheophorbide a oxygenase, chloroplastic → APYQWRHLQLHWHPSPSPPPPLLALSSPSPLLLLLLVLLSYAAAPLPRRSPPLRVAAPSSPVADAQESIQIEDFSLESSSSEVFSWRDHWYPVSLIEDLDPKRPTPFQLLNRDIVLWKDPNSGEWVAVDDRCPHRLAPLSEGRIDEDGCLQCSYHGWSFDRTGACTRIPQAAQEGPEANAARSKRACVARFPTLVSQGLLFVWPDENGWEKAAACKPPMLPDDFADPSFSTVTIQRDLYYGYDTLMENVSDPSHIDFAHHKVTGRRDRAKPLPFKMESSGVSGFAASSDANPRISAEFVAPCYYINKIEIDTKLPIFGDQKWVIWICSFNIPMAPGKTRSIVCSARNFFQFTMPGPAWWQIIPRWHEHWTSNKVYDGDMIVLKGQEKIFLSETLQGSADVNQQYTKITFTPTQADRLVLAFRNWLRRHGKSQPEWFGSTSQLPLPSTILSKQQMLDRYEQHTLKCSSCKGAYEGFQNLQKVLIACAVLFCATTGIPSEIQLRLLLGAAAIVSASLVYLLHELKKNFVFVDYVHAEID